CGGCGTTGATTTCCGATTCGGCGAGCTCCGTCAGCGACACGTCGGCGTTCTTCTCTTCTTCCAGCGTTTCGCCGAGGAGCGTGCCGGCGCCTTCGAAGCCGAGCAGCTTGGCGAACGTGGCGGCAGTGCCATAGCCGGCGATCTCATAGTGCTCGACGCGCTGAGCGGCGGAGATAATCGCGGCGTCCAGCACGGAGTCCGCGGCCTTCCCCTTTTGCTTGACGATTTCTTCGCCTTCCTTCAACAAGCCTTCCATCGCGGCGCACTTGTGCCCCTTGGGCGAAACGCCGACTTCGTCGCAAGCTTGCTGCAGTCGCTCCACGTGATGTTCCGTGACGGTGAGATGCTCTTTCAGCGCGGCTTGAAGTTTCTTCGACGTGGCCGCTTTGATCATTTCCGGCAGCGCTTTGAGGATCTGTTGTTCGGCGCTGTAGAGGTCCTTCAATTCGAGCGTAAGCAGGTCTTGCAGCGTGGTGAGGGTTTTGGCGGCCATGATTGGCGCTCCTGGCGATGGTAGGTGAGGCGATGATTCGCTTCGTTCATTGATGGCCCAACGGGCTGACGCGATTCGAAGATCGCAACCGGCGTGCCAGAAGGGCGAGCGAAGTTCTACATTGAATGTGATGCAGGAAAGTAGCCGGCAGACGCGATGCGCTAAGGTTTGCGCCCAGCGATTTGAGCGCCGGCTTACCGTGGTGGTCGCATAGCGACCACTTGAGAAGTTCGAGTATTTCGCTCAACCGACGCAATTCACTGGATGTGAGCCCTCACCCGCACCAGGGACAACGGAAAATCACGTCATGAGCCTTGTATCTTGGAGACCAGCAGCGATCCGCCATGCTCGACGAAGTCTTTTTTCCGCGAAAGGCGGAAACCTCGCGGTCCGGCACGCCAAGTGCATTTGCTGATACTCGCCGGCGACGAAAGACTCGCCACAAGCACTCGCAAATTCACACGAAAGGGTTTCTTTATGTTGCACTGGGCACTGGTCTTCCTGGTCGTGGCGTTGGTCGCGGCGCTGTTCGGATTCACGGGCATCTATGCGGCGGCCTCCGGCATCGCGCAGATCCTGTTCTTCCTGTTCATCGTGTTGTTCATCGTGAGCTTGATCAGCGGGGCGGTCTCTCGCAGATCTCCTTAGTCGGATCGCTCACCCAGGGCCCGAACTGAGCATGCGACAGGAATGCATTCCATCGCAGAAGTTCATTTCGGCCCTGACCGTTCACCAGGCAGCACCCGGCGATTTCTGTTGTTTTGTCACCCTGTGTGTCCCGGCTCCGGGTGCTGCCTCGGTGTTTAAGAATCAAACGCAACTTCACACGCCAGCCATAAATTCAATTCAGGAGTACGGCGATGATTGATCAAGCAACCCTTCAAGGAAGCTGGAACCAGGTGCGCGGAAAGCTGCGCGAGAAATGGGGACAGCTCACCGACGACGACCTCGCGCGGTTCGACGGCAACGTCGAACAGCTCGTCGGCAAGATTCAACGCAAGACCGGCGAGGCCAAGCAAAGCGTCGAGCACTTCCTGGAAGAGCTGAGCAATGGCAGCGCATCGGTGATGCAGCGGGCCGAAGGCTATGTTCACCAGGCCGCGGAGCAAGTCCGCGATACGACGCAACGCGTCCGCGACGGCGTCGGCAATGGTTATGCCAAGGCCGAGGGCATGGTGCAGTCACGTCCCGCCGAGAGTGTCGTGGTGGCCTTTGGCTGCGGGCTGGCCGTAGGCATCGGCGTCGCTCTGCTGCTGGGACGTGACCGACCGTCGGACACCCTCTGGAACCGCTCGCGTGAAACAGGCGAAGGCCTTGCTCGGCGCATGGTAGATGCCGTGGCTTCACGCTGTTCCTAATCGAAGACTAAGAAAATTCACGAAGGCGGCCGTGCAATCAAAGCACGCCCGCCTTTTTTCATGCGCGAATTTTGACCAATCCTGATCGCCTGGACGGCAAGTCGGACACGGGTGCGCTAGTAACAAGACTGCAAGCCAGATAACATATCGTTGTACCCATGTCAGGCGCCCCGCGGCGATTTTTCTCTGCTTCGATCACCCCGTTACAAGAAGCCGCAGCGCTATGCAGGACCGGAGTTCTTGGGGTGGAACCGGCTTCCTGAATCGCTACGGCGTGGCTGCCGTGGCTGTCGCGCTGGCGACGGTCATTCGGCTCTCCATGGACCCAGTGCTCGGCACGCGGTCTCCATTCGCGACGCTGTTCTTCGCCGTATTGATTGCCGCTTGGTACGGCGGCCTGGGCCCGGCGCTCTTTGCCACAGCCATCGGCGGTTTCGCGGGAGCTTGGTTCTGGCTGGCGCCGCGTCACTCACTCTGGATAGAGGGGACGGAAAACCAAGGCGGGCTGGCACTGTACCTGGCGGTAGTGCTCGGCATCTCGTTGATCGGCGGCGTGATGCGCCGCGCGCAGGGCCAGGCTCAGCGTTCCGCGGACGATGCGAACGAGCAGCGCGAAAACCTCCGAATCACGCTGGGCAGCATTGGCGATGGCGTCATCGCGACCGATGCGGCCGGTTTAGTGACAGCGATGAACGCCATCGCCGAACAACTCACCGGCTGGACGATGGCCGAGGCCACGGGGAAGCGACTCGCCGATATTTTTCGAATCGTGAATGAGACCACGCGCGAGACCGTCCAAAACCCGGTCAACAAGGTCCTGGCGGAAGGGCGGATCGTGGGCCTGGCGAATCACACGTTGTTGATCGCCAAAGACGGGCGCGAACGGCCGATCGACGACAGCGCCGCGCCGATTCGCGACGCGTCGGGACAGATCATCGGCGTGGTGCTCGTCTTTCGCGACG
The window above is part of the Planctomycetia bacterium genome. Proteins encoded here:
- a CDS encoding ferritin-like domain-containing protein, with the translated sequence MAAKTLTTLQDLLTLELKDLYSAEQQILKALPEMIKAATSKKLQAALKEHLTVTEHHVERLQQACDEVGVSPKGHKCAAMEGLLKEGEEIVKQKGKAADSVLDAAIISAAQRVEHYEIAGYGTAATFAKLLGFEGAGTLLGETLEEEKNADVSLTELAESEINAEAVEAEA
- a CDS encoding CsbD family protein, encoding MIDQATLQGSWNQVRGKLREKWGQLTDDDLARFDGNVEQLVGKIQRKTGEAKQSVEHFLEELSNGSASVMQRAEGYVHQAAEQVRDTTQRVRDGVGNGYAKAEGMVQSRPAESVVVAFGCGLAVGIGVALLLGRDRPSDTLWNRSRETGEGLARRMVDAVASRCS
- a CDS encoding DUF1328 domain-containing protein; protein product: MLHWALVFLVVALVAALFGFTGIYAAASGIAQILFFLFIVLFIVSLISGAVSRRSP